A region from the Candidatus Zixiibacteriota bacterium genome encodes:
- a CDS encoding phage major capsid protein produces the protein MAFTSTKFPHELVREVFTGAKGKSSIAKLAEQTPIAFSGTDVMVFSMSGEVNLVAEGGAKGSHTGSNDTIKMVPLKIEYGQRVSDEFIRCSEEKQLEYLRAFSEAFAGKIARGLDIMVMHGTNPATGAAATALIGKNSFDTNEHVTPVTYSALNPEANIESAVTAIGDYDFNGIAMSKTFAADLAKLKVGGVKQYPELGWGNAPASINGVPVDINSTVSVVNGEYAYAGDFQNAFKWGYADIINFDVIEYGDPDNTAADLKGYNQVYLRAEAWIGWAILDGSAFARIESSES, from the coding sequence ATGGCATTCACATCAACTAAATTCCCTCACGAATTGGTGAGAGAGGTATTCACAGGCGCGAAGGGGAAGTCATCTATCGCTAAGTTAGCAGAGCAGACACCTATCGCTTTCTCAGGAACAGACGTTATGGTCTTCTCCATGAGCGGAGAGGTCAACCTCGTAGCAGAGGGTGGCGCGAAGGGTTCTCACACTGGATCTAACGACACCATCAAGATGGTTCCTCTCAAGATCGAATACGGTCAGAGAGTATCTGACGAATTCATTCGTTGCTCCGAAGAAAAGCAACTCGAATACCTCAGAGCTTTCTCTGAGGCTTTCGCAGGCAAGATCGCTCGCGGTCTCGACATCATGGTTATGCACGGCACGAATCCTGCAACAGGTGCTGCCGCGACAGCTTTGATCGGCAAGAACTCCTTCGACACGAATGAGCATGTGACTCCCGTTACATATTCAGCTCTTAACCCTGAAGCAAACATCGAGTCTGCTGTTACAGCTATCGGTGACTACGACTTCAACGGTATCGCCATGAGCAAGACTTTTGCAGCAGATCTTGCTAAGCTAAAGGTAGGCGGCGTTAAGCAGTATCCTGAGCTTGGTTGGGGTAATGCACCTGCATCCATCAACGGTGTTCCTGTTGACATCAACAGCACAGTATCCGTGGTAAATGGTGAGTACGCTTACGCAGGTGACTTCCAGAACGCTTTCAAATGGGGCTATGCAGACATCATTAACTTTGATGTTATCGAGTATGGTGATCCAGATAACACAGCTGCAGACCTTAAGGGATACAATCAGGTATATCTCCGTGCAGAAGCATGGATCGGTTGGGCTATTCTTGACGGAAGTGCTTTCGCAAGAATAGAGTCCTCTGAGTCCTAA
- a CDS encoding Gp19/Gp15/Gp42 family protein, producing MSDFATVQDVINLKRSLTSEEQTRAGYLIPVISNLIRVEAQRTGRDYDQMIAATPILADVAKSVTCDVVIRELNTPGNQLPVASYAEAAGGVSQSYSLPNSSGAIKLWPTDMKALGLKVQKIDALNLMKPRERCF from the coding sequence ATGTCAGACTTTGCTACAGTACAAGATGTCATCAATCTCAAGAGATCGCTCACATCTGAAGAGCAGACGAGAGCAGGCTATCTGATCCCTGTCATCAGCAATCTGATCAGAGTCGAGGCGCAGAGAACAGGCAGAGACTACGACCAGATGATCGCAGCAACACCTATCCTCGCGGATGTGGCTAAGAGCGTGACGTGTGACGTCGTTATCCGCGAGTTGAACACTCCCGGAAATCAGCTTCCTGTCGCGTCATACGCAGAAGCAGCCGGTGGTGTATCTCAGTCTTATAGCTTGCCTAACTCAAGCGGAGCTATCAAGCTCTGGCCGACTGATATGAAGGCTCTGGGCTTGAAGGTGCAGAAGATCGACGCATTGAATCTTATGAAGCCGAGAGAGAGGTGTTTTTGA
- a CDS encoding DUF4355 domain-containing protein, translating into MSETTESTFKAIETQEELDNIVKERLKREREATNKRYEGWISPSDHQKALEEANQTLEEYKKARETDSQTIEDLMAQNKTYETASLKSRIAHEVGLSHEWIGRISGEDEQSIRADAESLKKLVGNGAPLPTKNPESGETLDSSKTAFKSVLSAIKND; encoded by the coding sequence ATGTCAGAAACAACAGAAAGCACATTCAAGGCCATTGAGACACAGGAAGAGCTTGACAATATCGTCAAGGAACGCTTGAAGAGAGAGCGTGAAGCGACCAACAAGCGCTATGAAGGTTGGATCTCACCGTCTGACCATCAGAAAGCACTCGAAGAAGCTAATCAGACTCTTGAAGAATACAAGAAAGCTCGTGAGACTGACTCTCAGACCATTGAAGACCTCATGGCACAGAACAAAACATACGAGACGGCCTCGTTAAAGAGCCGGATAGCTCACGAGGTGGGGCTTTCACACGAGTGGATAGGCCGTATCAGCGGAGAAGACGAGCAGTCTATCAGAGCTGACGCGGAATCCCTAAAGAAGCTAGTTGGAAACGGCGCACCGCTCCCGACTAAGAACCCAGAGTCGGGCGAGACTCTTGATTCGTCAAAGACGGCATTCAAGTCAGTATTGTCCGCGATCAAAAACGATTAA